In the Leifsonia sp. 466MF genome, one interval contains:
- the trhO gene encoding oxygen-dependent tRNA uridine(34) hydroxylase TrhO — translation MAVPKILLFYVFAPLADPEAVRLWQRELCERLGLRGRILLSPHGINGTLGGELDALKRYLRVTKEYEPFRRLDAKWSEGSGLDADGASIDFPRLSVKVRDEIVSFGAPDELAVDENGVLGGGERLAPEQLHALAAERDDLVFFDGRNRFEAGIGRFRDAVVPDVANTREFVAALDSGAYDHLKDKAVVTYCTGGIRCEVLSSLMRSRGFQQVYQLEGGIARYGETYGDEGLWEGALYVFDGRGSLTFSDHAAILGRCVTCGEATSRMRNCSDPACREQLVVCDDCGIATCEAHAA, via the coding sequence GTGGCCGTACCCAAGATCCTGCTCTTCTACGTCTTCGCGCCGCTCGCCGACCCGGAAGCCGTCCGGCTCTGGCAGCGGGAACTGTGCGAACGTCTGGGACTGCGGGGGCGCATCCTGCTCTCGCCGCACGGGATCAACGGGACACTGGGCGGCGAGCTCGACGCTCTCAAGCGCTACCTCCGAGTCACCAAGGAGTACGAGCCGTTCCGACGCCTCGACGCCAAATGGAGCGAGGGATCCGGCCTTGATGCGGACGGCGCGAGCATCGACTTTCCGCGCCTCTCGGTGAAGGTGCGTGACGAGATCGTCTCCTTCGGGGCGCCCGACGAGCTGGCGGTCGATGAGAACGGCGTGCTCGGCGGCGGCGAGCGCCTAGCCCCCGAACAACTGCACGCGCTCGCCGCGGAACGCGACGACCTCGTCTTCTTCGACGGCCGGAACCGCTTCGAAGCCGGGATCGGCCGCTTCCGTGACGCGGTCGTACCCGATGTGGCCAACACGCGAGAGTTCGTCGCAGCGCTCGACAGCGGGGCCTACGACCACCTCAAGGACAAGGCCGTCGTCACCTACTGCACCGGCGGCATCCGCTGCGAAGTGCTGTCGTCGCTCATGCGCTCCCGCGGATTCCAGCAGGTCTACCAGCTCGAGGGCGGGATCGCCCGCTACGGCGAGACGTACGGCGACGAGGGACTCTGGGAGGGTGCCCTCTACGTCTTCGACGGGCGCGGCTCGCTCACCTTCAGCGACCACGCCGCCATCCTCGGGCGGTGCGTCACGTGCGGCGAGGCGACCAGCCGGATGCGGAACTGCTCCGACCCGGCCTGTCGCGAGCAGCTCGTGGTCTGCGACGACTGCGGGATCGCGACCTGCGAGGCCCACGCCGCCTGA
- a CDS encoding MDR family oxidoreductase, which translates to MSDFRAIVIEQQVDGGRITAHTAEVRRVTDDFLMPGDVTIDVEFTDLNYKDGLAIGGRPGVARVSPLIPGIDVVGTVRLSDDPRWRPGDRVVLNGAGLGENHHGGMAERARVNGDALVRIPDSITSEQAAAIGTAGFTAMLAVLALERNGVDPQDVTDRGDSVLVTGAAGGVGSVAIALLAKLGYPVTASTGRVEEASDYLTDLGATTIIDRSELDAPGKPLQSQRWAGAVDSVGSQTLATVLAQTRYGGTVTACGLAQGPDLPATVLPFILRAVSLVGINSVDAPAALRETAWRRLATDLDEEALAAMTRFVPLAEAIPAAEDILAGRLRGRTVVDVRG; encoded by the coding sequence ATGAGCGATTTCCGGGCGATCGTGATCGAGCAGCAGGTCGACGGCGGACGGATCACCGCACACACCGCCGAGGTCCGGCGCGTCACCGACGACTTCCTCATGCCGGGGGATGTGACGATCGACGTCGAGTTCACCGACCTCAACTACAAGGACGGCCTGGCCATCGGCGGGCGGCCCGGTGTCGCCCGCGTCTCGCCGCTCATTCCGGGGATCGACGTGGTCGGCACGGTCCGGCTCTCCGACGACCCGCGGTGGCGTCCGGGCGACCGGGTCGTCCTCAACGGCGCCGGACTCGGCGAGAACCACCACGGCGGGATGGCGGAAAGAGCGCGCGTGAACGGCGACGCCCTGGTCCGCATCCCCGACTCCATCACCTCCGAGCAGGCGGCCGCCATCGGCACGGCGGGCTTCACGGCGATGCTGGCCGTGCTCGCACTCGAGCGGAACGGCGTGGATCCTCAGGACGTGACCGACCGCGGCGACAGCGTCCTCGTCACGGGTGCGGCGGGAGGCGTCGGCTCGGTCGCCATCGCCCTCCTGGCGAAACTGGGTTACCCGGTCACCGCATCCACCGGCCGAGTGGAAGAGGCGAGCGACTACCTGACCGACCTCGGCGCCACGACGATCATCGACCGGTCGGAACTCGACGCACCGGGCAAGCCCCTGCAGTCGCAGCGCTGGGCCGGCGCGGTCGACTCCGTCGGCAGCCAGACCCTTGCGACGGTGCTCGCGCAGACCCGTTACGGCGGCACGGTCACCGCGTGCGGCCTGGCGCAGGGCCCCGACCTTCCGGCGACGGTGCTCCCGTTCATCCTGCGCGCGGTCTCACTGGTCGGGATCAACTCGGTGGATGCGCCTGCAGCGCTGCGCGAGACCGCGTGGCGTCGGCTCGCCACCGACCTCGATGAGGAGGCGCTCGCCGCGATGACGCGTTTCGTCCCGCTCGCGGAGGCGATTCCGGCAGCCGAGGACATCCTGGCCGGGCGCCTGCGCGGCCGGACTGTGGTCGACGTGCGCGGCTGA
- a CDS encoding isocitrate lyase/PEP mutase family protein, protein MTDIQARGAELRRLHDAPELLQVVNVWDAISARVIADLPDTRALATASHSIAATLGYEDGEKIPLDLMLDMVGRIVAATDLPVSADLEGGYGDSGETIRRAIGVGAVGANLEDQLRPFDDAVASVRAAIRAADSEGVPFALNARTDVFLRDTFPTDHEKVEEAIRRGRAFLDEGATCVFVPGKLDERTVEQLVGGLGARKLSVIAVPGSVAPTRLEELGVARVSYGPWTQRVALTALKNTALELYAGGALPRGTEQLN, encoded by the coding sequence ATGACAGACATCCAGGCGCGTGGCGCCGAACTCCGCCGACTGCACGATGCACCCGAGCTGCTGCAGGTCGTCAATGTCTGGGATGCGATCAGCGCCCGCGTGATCGCCGACCTCCCCGACACCCGCGCCCTCGCGACCGCGAGCCACTCCATCGCGGCAACCCTCGGCTACGAGGACGGCGAGAAGATCCCGCTCGACCTGATGCTCGACATGGTCGGGCGCATCGTCGCGGCCACCGACCTGCCCGTGAGCGCCGACCTCGAAGGCGGCTACGGCGACTCCGGCGAGACCATCCGGCGCGCGATCGGCGTCGGAGCGGTCGGCGCCAACCTCGAAGACCAGCTCCGTCCCTTCGACGACGCCGTCGCCTCCGTGCGGGCCGCGATCCGGGCGGCGGACTCCGAAGGCGTGCCGTTCGCGCTGAACGCCCGGACCGACGTGTTCCTCCGTGACACCTTCCCGACCGACCACGAGAAGGTGGAGGAGGCGATCCGACGGGGCCGCGCCTTCCTGGACGAGGGCGCCACGTGCGTGTTCGTCCCCGGCAAACTTGACGAGCGGACTGTCGAACAGCTGGTCGGCGGCCTCGGCGCGCGCAAGCTCAGCGTCATCGCCGTCCCGGGATCGGTCGCCCCGACACGGCTGGAGGAGCTGGGCGTCGCCCGCGTCTCCTACGGGCCGTGGACACAACGGGTCGCCCTCACCGCACTCAAGAACACGGCGCTCGAGCTGTACGCGGGCGGGGCGCTGCCCCGCGGCACGGAGCAGCTCAACTGA
- a CDS encoding YbhB/YbcL family Raf kinase inhibitor-like protein: MANDPLERFGAVPLFIVSSEDVADGRPLSRAQWGAGSGGGDVSPQLSWSGFPAETKSFAVTIHDPDAPTGSGFWHWAVYNIPASVTELPAGAGAEGGANLPAGASMLSNEMRSKSFTGAGPPPGTGTHRYDIVVHALDVEHLDLDPESTPAVLGFNVHFHTLARAVIAPVATAGDI, from the coding sequence ATGGCCAACGATCCTCTGGAGCGCTTCGGCGCTGTCCCCCTTTTCATCGTGTCCAGTGAGGATGTCGCCGACGGACGTCCCCTGTCTCGCGCCCAGTGGGGTGCGGGCAGTGGCGGCGGCGACGTCTCGCCCCAGCTCTCGTGGAGCGGCTTCCCTGCGGAGACCAAGAGTTTCGCGGTGACCATCCACGACCCGGATGCCCCCACGGGTTCGGGTTTCTGGCACTGGGCCGTCTACAACATCCCTGCCTCCGTCACCGAGCTTCCGGCGGGCGCCGGCGCAGAGGGCGGAGCGAACCTGCCTGCAGGCGCGTCGATGCTCTCGAACGAGATGCGGTCGAAGAGCTTCACGGGTGCCGGACCTCCTCCCGGGACGGGAACCCACCGCTACGACATCGTGGTCCACGCCTTGGACGTCGAGCACCTGGACCTCGACCCCGAGTCGACGCCGGCCGTTCTCGGCTTCAACGTGCACTTCCACACGCTCGCCCGGGCGGTGATCGCGCCCGTCGCCACCGCCGGGGACATCTGA
- a CDS encoding Na+/H+ antiporter: MDPVSTIVWIVSFVVVTVTVTGLSRRVGWSAPVVLVFVGAAASFVPGVPEVTLEPEVVLHGLLPPLLFAAAIQTSIVDVRARRDGILLLSVGLVAFTVVVVGFATYLVVPAITLAAAFAFGAVVAPTDTVAVQAVAGRVKLPRRLVTVLEGESLLNDATALVALNASIAAIVSVVNPVAVGVDFVLAVVVGIGVGLLVGLVLAAIRKQLRSPVLDTSLALVTPYLAFIPAQLFHGSGILAVVVAGLYLGYRSPTIQTAEARIAETINWRTVSFLLENAVFLFIGLELRSILTAAFTSGITVPQTIVISIVVLLAIFLARFLWMIGTTALYRYGPQRLRERGWSWPTGIAVSFAGIRGVVTLAAVFLLPEDTPHREFLQFLAFVVVVGTLLEGLALPWVIRRLKLPPPDFAQEASEMQRLLAEAQSAGLEHLESQVTGDEDERVIQRLRINALFLSDALENPSPDDRTDLPLEYRRLRRTMITAERQAVLEARAEGRYQEPAVRSVLAFLDAEESALKAGGADGKKPLM, from the coding sequence ATGGATCCGGTCTCCACCATCGTCTGGATCGTGTCGTTCGTCGTCGTCACGGTCACGGTCACCGGCCTGTCCCGACGGGTCGGCTGGTCGGCCCCCGTCGTGCTCGTCTTCGTCGGAGCGGCCGCATCCTTCGTACCGGGCGTTCCGGAGGTGACACTGGAACCGGAGGTCGTCCTGCACGGCCTTCTCCCGCCCCTGCTCTTCGCGGCGGCGATCCAGACCTCGATCGTGGATGTGCGTGCCAGGCGCGACGGCATCCTGCTGCTGTCCGTCGGGCTGGTGGCGTTCACGGTCGTGGTGGTGGGATTCGCGACCTACCTGGTGGTCCCGGCCATCACTCTCGCGGCCGCGTTCGCCTTCGGTGCGGTGGTCGCGCCGACCGACACGGTGGCCGTACAGGCGGTCGCCGGCCGGGTGAAGCTCCCGCGGCGACTCGTCACCGTGCTGGAGGGCGAGAGCCTGCTCAACGACGCCACGGCCCTCGTCGCGCTCAACGCCAGCATCGCGGCGATCGTCAGCGTGGTGAACCCGGTCGCCGTCGGCGTCGACTTCGTGCTCGCCGTCGTGGTCGGCATCGGTGTCGGACTCCTCGTGGGGCTCGTCCTCGCGGCGATCCGCAAGCAGTTGAGGTCGCCGGTGCTCGACACGTCGCTCGCGCTGGTGACGCCATACCTCGCGTTCATTCCGGCCCAGCTGTTCCACGGTTCCGGCATTCTCGCGGTGGTCGTCGCCGGGCTGTACCTCGGTTACCGCTCCCCCACCATCCAAACGGCGGAGGCTCGGATCGCGGAGACGATCAACTGGCGGACGGTCAGCTTCCTGCTCGAGAACGCCGTCTTCCTCTTCATCGGGCTCGAGCTGCGGTCGATCCTCACGGCAGCCTTCACGTCGGGCATCACGGTCCCGCAGACGATCGTCATCAGCATCGTCGTGCTGCTGGCCATCTTCCTCGCGCGCTTCCTGTGGATGATCGGCACGACCGCGCTCTACCGCTACGGTCCGCAGCGGCTACGGGAGCGCGGCTGGTCGTGGCCCACGGGCATCGCCGTCTCCTTCGCGGGTATCCGTGGTGTGGTGACGTTGGCCGCGGTGTTCCTCCTTCCGGAGGACACGCCGCATCGGGAGTTCCTGCAGTTCCTCGCGTTCGTCGTCGTGGTCGGCACGCTGCTCGAAGGTCTCGCGCTGCCCTGGGTGATCCGCAGGCTCAAGCTGCCGCCGCCTGACTTCGCGCAGGAGGCCAGCGAGATGCAACGGCTGCTCGCCGAGGCGCAGTCAGCAGGGCTCGAGCACCTGGAATCGCAGGTCACCGGCGACGAGGACGAACGGGTCATCCAGCGGTTGCGGATCAATGCGCTGTTCCTGTCCGACGCCCTGGAGAACCCGTCGCCGGACGATCGCACCGACCTGCCGCTCGAGTACCGGCGCCTGCGCCGGACCATGATCACCGCCGAACGTCAGGCGGTGCTGGAGGCGCGGGCGGAAGGGCGCTACCAGGAGCCGGCGGTGCGGTCCGTGCTCGCCTTCCTCGATGCGGAGGAGTCCGCGCTCAAGGCGGGCGGAGCCGACGGGAAGAAGCCGCTCATGTGA
- a CDS encoding LssY C-terminal domain-containing protein gives MARTGEPMEVPKSRSAPGRRASASTVIDYAFFVFGGVAAVWLAVLLLTDSFEWGWFLILFFVVFWVVLAYLVLPRLHRILTEIYVPDYFIGRARTSDGLLGDPINLALLGSEAQLDDAMREAGWTRADDVTLRSSRRIITSTLLRRSYDEAPVSPLFLFGRQQDVAYQQEVKGNPAKRHHVRFWRCPEGWLLPGGYGVDWLAAGTFDRSVGFSLFTLQITHKIDANTDIERDHIVSTLLAADVGAEVSVIRDFSTGYHSRNGGGDTIETDGDLPIVDLRAVPVDAQAATVAADADARREALAERRPVPTALGALLMALRVLAGVGYIALNLLDWQRFVMSELAGEVVTASERDAVSLVLGIAMGAFGAGLVLYFLLALLVFFGSNWARIAAMSYSSLIIIVSAIDYFNGGPQISLRNNLLGLALDILVVLALSSKRSRLWARRPRARRGRRHPAAAPLATAGSTPAGSAPAGSAPAGSPPAGSPPAGSAPADSTTLT, from the coding sequence ATGGCCCGCACGGGGGAGCCGATGGAGGTGCCGAAGAGCCGATCGGCGCCGGGCCGGCGTGCCTCGGCGAGCACGGTGATCGACTACGCGTTCTTCGTGTTCGGCGGTGTCGCCGCGGTCTGGCTGGCGGTGCTGCTGCTCACGGACAGCTTCGAGTGGGGCTGGTTCCTCATCCTCTTCTTCGTGGTGTTCTGGGTGGTGCTCGCCTATCTGGTGCTCCCGCGGCTGCACCGCATCCTGACCGAGATCTACGTCCCCGACTATTTCATCGGCCGCGCGCGCACGAGCGACGGGTTGCTCGGCGACCCGATCAACCTGGCGCTGCTCGGGTCGGAGGCGCAGCTGGACGACGCGATGCGCGAGGCCGGCTGGACGCGCGCGGACGATGTCACCCTGCGTTCGAGCCGCCGGATCATCACGTCGACGCTGTTGCGGCGCAGCTATGACGAGGCGCCGGTGAGCCCGCTCTTCTTGTTCGGCCGTCAGCAGGATGTGGCGTACCAGCAGGAGGTGAAGGGCAATCCGGCGAAGCGGCACCACGTGCGGTTCTGGCGGTGTCCGGAGGGGTGGCTGCTCCCGGGTGGCTACGGGGTGGACTGGCTGGCGGCCGGGACGTTCGACCGCTCGGTGGGCTTCTCGCTGTTCACCTTGCAGATCACGCACAAGATCGACGCGAACACCGACATCGAGCGCGACCACATCGTGTCGACACTCCTGGCCGCGGACGTGGGGGCCGAGGTCTCCGTGATCCGTGACTTCTCGACCGGGTACCACTCGCGGAACGGCGGTGGTGACACGATCGAGACGGACGGCGACCTCCCGATCGTGGATCTCCGCGCGGTCCCGGTGGATGCGCAGGCCGCGACGGTCGCGGCCGACGCGGATGCCCGCCGCGAGGCTCTGGCGGAGCGCCGTCCCGTGCCGACGGCGCTCGGCGCGCTGTTGATGGCGTTGCGTGTGCTGGCGGGCGTCGGCTACATCGCGCTGAACCTGCTCGACTGGCAGCGCTTCGTGATGTCGGAACTGGCCGGCGAGGTGGTGACGGCGAGCGAGCGCGACGCGGTGAGCCTGGTGCTCGGCATCGCGATGGGGGCGTTCGGCGCGGGACTGGTGCTGTACTTCCTGCTCGCCCTGCTGGTGTTCTTCGGGAGCAACTGGGCCCGTATCGCCGCGATGTCGTACAGCTCGCTGATCATCATCGTTTCGGCGATCGACTACTTCAACGGCGGCCCGCAGATCTCGCTGCGCAACAACTTGCTGGGGTTGGCCCTGGACATCCTGGTGGTGCTCGCCCTGTCCTCGAAGCGCTCCCGCCTGTGGGCTCGGCGCCCGCGCGCCCGCCGGGGTCGCAGACATCCCGCCGCTGCGCCGCTCGCGACCGCAGGGTCGACGCCCGCAGGCTCTGCGCCAGCCGGCTCCGCGCCTGCCGGCTCTCCGCCTGCCGGCTCTCCGCCTGCCGGCTCAGCGCCCGCGGACTCGACCACGCTCACATGA
- a CDS encoding MmgE/PrpD family protein, producing MKLHNVRVHSSEENLARQDQLAWKIAQVATDPVEVDADVTEMVINRVIDNAAVAAASLTRRPVVSARSQALAHPIPSRQLEELTESVEHPQDGSTVFGEQQTVRVSPEWAAWANGVAVRELDYHDTFLAAEYSHPGDNIPPITAVAQHAGRAYGLTGRDLVRGIATGYEIQIDLARAISLHRHKIDHVAHLGPSAAAGIGTLLRLPAETIYQAIGQALHTTTATRQSRKGEISSWKAHAPAFAGKMAVEAIDRALRGETSPTPIYEGEDGVIAWLLDGPDASYDVPLPDAGEAKRAILDSYTKEHSAEYQAQAWIDLARKLHREHPEVADPSRVESIVIHTSHHTHYVIGSGANDPQKYDPTASRETLDHSIPYIFTVALQDGGWHHVESYLPSRAARPDTVELWGKVTTSEDPEWTRRYHSTDPSEKAFGGRVVIRLADGRVIEDEIAVADAHPLGARPFARADYVAKFRMLAADVLEQDEIERFLALAQRLPELSASELAGLTITARPGLLAATPAPKGLF from the coding sequence GTGAAGCTCCACAACGTTCGTGTGCACAGCAGCGAGGAGAACCTCGCCCGTCAGGACCAGCTCGCATGGAAGATCGCGCAGGTCGCGACCGACCCGGTGGAGGTGGATGCGGACGTCACCGAGATGGTGATCAACCGGGTGATCGACAACGCAGCCGTCGCCGCAGCGTCCTTGACCCGACGGCCGGTGGTCTCGGCGCGGTCGCAGGCTCTCGCGCACCCGATCCCGTCCCGCCAGTTGGAGGAACTCACCGAGTCGGTGGAGCACCCGCAGGACGGCTCGACCGTCTTCGGTGAGCAGCAGACCGTCCGCGTCTCGCCGGAGTGGGCGGCCTGGGCCAACGGAGTCGCGGTGCGGGAGCTGGACTATCACGACACGTTCCTCGCCGCCGAGTACTCGCATCCCGGTGACAACATCCCTCCGATCACCGCGGTCGCACAGCACGCCGGGCGGGCTTATGGGCTGACTGGCCGGGACCTCGTCCGCGGCATCGCGACGGGCTACGAGATCCAGATCGACCTCGCTCGGGCGATCAGCTTGCACCGGCACAAGATCGATCACGTCGCCCACCTCGGACCGTCCGCCGCGGCGGGCATCGGCACTCTGCTCCGCCTCCCGGCCGAGACGATCTACCAGGCGATCGGACAGGCGCTGCACACGACCACGGCGACACGTCAGTCGCGCAAGGGCGAGATCTCCAGTTGGAAGGCCCACGCGCCCGCCTTCGCCGGCAAGATGGCGGTCGAGGCGATCGACAGGGCACTGCGTGGCGAGACCAGCCCGACCCCGATCTACGAGGGCGAGGACGGCGTGATCGCCTGGCTGCTCGACGGTCCGGACGCGTCGTACGACGTGCCTCTGCCGGACGCAGGAGAGGCGAAGCGGGCGATCCTCGACTCGTACACCAAAGAGCATTCGGCTGAGTACCAGGCCCAGGCCTGGATCGACCTCGCGAGGAAGCTGCACCGCGAGCATCCGGAGGTGGCCGACCCGTCTCGTGTGGAGAGCATCGTCATCCATACGTCCCACCACACGCATTACGTGATCGGCTCGGGCGCGAACGACCCGCAGAAGTACGATCCGACCGCATCGCGCGAGACGCTCGACCACAGCATCCCGTACATCTTCACGGTTGCCCTTCAAGACGGCGGCTGGCACCACGTGGAGTCGTACCTGCCGTCGCGTGCGGCTCGCCCGGACACCGTCGAGCTGTGGGGGAAGGTGACGACATCGGAGGATCCGGAGTGGACCCGCCGCTACCACTCCACCGACCCTTCGGAGAAGGCTTTCGGTGGTCGCGTGGTGATCCGTCTGGCTGACGGCCGGGTCATCGAGGACGAGATCGCCGTGGCCGATGCTCACCCGCTGGGTGCTCGGCCCTTCGCCCGGGCGGACTACGTCGCGAAGTTCCGCATGCTCGCGGCCGACGTTCTGGAGCAGGACGAGATCGAGCGATTCCTGGCGCTGGCCCAACGTCTGCCCGAACTGAGCGCCTCCGAACTGGCCGGCCTCACCATCACCGCGCGTCCCGGACTTCTGGCCGCGACCCCCGCGCCGAAGGGACTCTTCTAA
- a CDS encoding polyprenol monophosphomannose synthase: MRTLVIIPTYDERENVGSIVGRVRASVPDADVLIVDDNSPDGTGELADALAATDASVHVLHRTGKDGLGAAYRAGMQWALDAGYEVVVEMDADGSHQPEQLPRLLDAVRSPELPTGADVVLGSRWVDGGGVVNWPARRRLISRGGSTYSRLALGLPIRDVTGGYRAFTADALRRLHFDRTESQGYCFQIDMTRRAYDARLRIVEVPITFVERERGASKMGGGIVVEAMLRVTLWGLTGLPRRFRRRPSPAETESAARA, translated from the coding sequence TTGCGAACCCTGGTCATCATCCCGACCTATGACGAGCGAGAGAACGTCGGCTCGATCGTCGGACGGGTGCGCGCGTCCGTGCCGGACGCCGACGTGCTCATCGTCGACGACAACTCGCCGGACGGCACGGGTGAGCTGGCGGACGCGCTCGCCGCGACCGACGCCAGCGTGCACGTCCTGCACCGCACCGGGAAGGACGGCCTGGGGGCCGCCTACCGAGCGGGGATGCAGTGGGCGCTCGACGCCGGCTACGAAGTCGTGGTGGAGATGGATGCCGATGGCTCGCACCAGCCGGAGCAGCTGCCGCGTCTTCTGGACGCGGTTCGCTCGCCTGAGCTGCCGACAGGCGCCGATGTCGTCCTGGGCTCACGCTGGGTCGACGGCGGTGGCGTGGTGAACTGGCCGGCTCGTCGTCGCCTGATCTCCCGCGGGGGCAGCACATACTCGCGGCTGGCTCTCGGGCTGCCGATACGGGATGTAACGGGCGGCTACCGCGCGTTCACCGCGGACGCGCTGCGGCGGCTGCATTTCGACCGCACCGAGAGTCAGGGCTACTGCTTCCAGATCGACATGACGCGTCGCGCCTACGACGCGCGCCTGCGGATCGTCGAGGTGCCCATTACCTTCGTGGAGCGGGAACGCGGCGCGTCGAAGATGGGTGGCGGCATCGTGGTGGAGGCGATGCTGCGAGTGACTCTGTGGGGTCTGACCGGTCTGCCTCGACGGTTCCGCAGGCGTCCGTCGCCGGCGGAGACGGAATCGGCCGCGCGGGCGTAG
- a CDS encoding DUF1304 domain-containing protein: MIVVATVVVTLAAALHIAIFFMESVAWTRPTVWRRFGVASQEAADTVRPMAYNQGFYNLFLAIGAVVGLILYGVGQHAAGLALIIFTTACMVAAAVVLVTTGRGYLRPALIQGSLPLIGLALLLIGLATGQS, from the coding sequence ATGATCGTCGTCGCCACCGTCGTGGTCACCCTCGCCGCCGCCCTCCATATCGCGATCTTCTTCATGGAGAGCGTCGCCTGGACCCGTCCGACGGTCTGGCGCCGGTTCGGCGTGGCCAGCCAGGAGGCGGCCGACACCGTCCGGCCGATGGCGTACAACCAGGGGTTCTACAACCTCTTCCTCGCGATCGGCGCGGTCGTCGGCCTGATCCTCTACGGCGTCGGCCAGCACGCGGCCGGGCTCGCGCTCATCATCTTCACGACGGCGTGCATGGTCGCGGCGGCCGTGGTGCTCGTCACGACGGGCCGCGGCTACCTGCGCCCCGCGCTCATCCAGGGATCCCTGCCGCTGATCGGCCTGGCCCTCCTCCTCATCGGGCTCGCCACCGGCCAGAGCTGA
- a CDS encoding LysE family translocator, with amino-acid sequence MVPGPSLLAFALASIALIVIPGPSVLFVIGRSLALGRLGGLLSVVGNALGMLPLVIAVALGIGAVVAQSLVLFTIIKFAGAAYLVYLGIQAIRHRRHTAVTHEAAPPRRSWMRILGEGFVVGLTNPKSLVFFVAVLPQFVDYRAGGIPLQLFELGVIFLVLALMFDSVWALAAGTARQWFGRSPKRVERLGATGGVLMIGLGGVLAFTGVKH; translated from the coding sequence ATGGTTCCCGGCCCATCGCTGCTCGCGTTCGCCCTCGCGTCGATCGCGCTCATCGTCATCCCCGGGCCGAGCGTGCTGTTCGTGATCGGGCGCTCTCTGGCGCTGGGACGGCTGGGCGGTCTGCTCAGCGTCGTGGGGAACGCCCTGGGAATGCTCCCGCTCGTGATCGCCGTGGCCCTGGGGATCGGCGCGGTCGTCGCGCAATCCCTGGTCCTGTTCACGATCATCAAGTTCGCGGGTGCCGCCTACCTCGTCTACCTGGGCATCCAGGCGATCCGTCACCGGCGGCACACCGCGGTCACCCACGAGGCCGCTCCGCCCCGGCGATCCTGGATGCGCATCCTCGGCGAAGGATTCGTCGTCGGGCTGACGAATCCGAAGTCGCTCGTCTTCTTCGTCGCGGTGCTCCCGCAGTTCGTCGACTATCGCGCGGGCGGGATCCCCCTGCAACTGTTCGAACTCGGGGTGATCTTCCTCGTGCTCGCGCTGATGTTCGACAGCGTGTGGGCGCTCGCCGCCGGCACCGCCCGTCAGTGGTTCGGGCGCTCGCCCAAGCGCGTGGAACGGCTCGGAGCAACGGGAGGCGTCCTCATGATCGGCCTCGGCGGTGTGCTCGCCTTCACCGGCGTCAAGCACTGA